In Burkholderia sp. GAS332, one DNA window encodes the following:
- a CDS encoding sulfonate transport system permease protein — protein sequence MSLAIFKRTAGSKQAAAASCDCGNVPASFQRAAQPRRPLLTRVDWRGAVLPIVAIAIWWAVSEAHLVKSGLLVSPAQVLATAWQQIVSGALLKALSASLAREASGFVIGTLAGLLLGSVLGFSRLATRMIGPSFDTFKQISLFAWIPLISVWFGLGDAAKVVFLSLAALLPVAAHTCDGIHAVPRAYIEVARAFRYSRWQLIRAVILPAALPSIFTGIYLALIYSWLATLGAEYLLVAGSGIGNTLIDGSEQFRMDLVLFGVIVVGVTGWALNALARAVERAIFARRSQVPAR from the coding sequence ATGAGTCTTGCCATTTTCAAGCGCACCGCTGGCTCGAAGCAGGCGGCCGCTGCGTCCTGCGACTGCGGCAACGTGCCCGCCTCCTTCCAGCGCGCGGCACAGCCGCGCAGGCCGCTGCTCACACGCGTCGACTGGCGCGGCGCCGTTTTGCCGATCGTCGCGATTGCGATCTGGTGGGCGGTCTCGGAGGCGCACTTGGTCAAAAGCGGCCTGCTGGTCAGTCCCGCGCAAGTGCTGGCCACCGCCTGGCAGCAGATCGTCAGCGGCGCGCTGCTCAAGGCCCTCTCCGCGTCGCTTGCACGCGAAGCAAGCGGCTTCGTGATCGGCACGCTCGCCGGCCTGCTGCTCGGCAGCGTGCTCGGCTTCTCGCGGCTCGCCACACGCATGATCGGCCCGAGCTTCGACACGTTCAAACAGATCTCACTGTTCGCATGGATTCCGCTGATTTCCGTATGGTTCGGTCTCGGCGATGCGGCGAAAGTCGTGTTCCTGTCGCTCGCGGCGTTGCTGCCGGTCGCCGCGCACACCTGTGACGGCATTCATGCGGTGCCGCGCGCCTACATCGAAGTCGCGCGCGCTTTTCGCTATTCGCGCTGGCAATTGATCCGCGCCGTGATTCTGCCGGCCGCGCTGCCGTCGATTTTCACCGGCATCTATCTCGCGCTGATCTATTCGTGGCTGGCCACGCTCGGTGCGGAATATCTGCTGGTAGCCGGTAGTGGGATCGGCAATACGCTGATCGACGGCAGCGAGCAGTTCCGTATGGATCTGGTGCTGTTCGGCGTGATCGTGGTCGGTGTCACCGGTTGGGCGTTGAACGCGCTGGCGCGCGCGGTGGAACGGGCAATCTTTGCGCGCCGTTCGCAGGTGCCCGCGCGATAA
- a CDS encoding sulfonate transport system ATP-binding protein translates to MTSSTLSESIDILHVSKRYAQQDGTPLAVLDDISLRVRPGEFVSVLGSSGCGKSTLLRLIAGLDTDYTGDIVVAGEKVRDTSLERGIVFQDHRLFPWLTASQNILAALRNAPLSAREKREAVAQHIELVGLNGFENAYPHQLSGGMAQRVAIARGLVNRPRVLLLDEPFGALDALTRGRLQNELQRIWEHERITMILVTHDVDEALYLGDRVVTMAPRPGRIKRIVDVALPRPRERNDPRFIRLRDEVLADFAEQDGERRAPRGDDTPPGGTRIPVASPPITEWRLAW, encoded by the coding sequence ATGACTTCCTCCACGCTTTCCGAAAGCATTGACATTCTCCACGTCAGCAAGCGCTACGCGCAGCAAGACGGCACACCGCTCGCGGTGCTCGACGACATCAGCCTGCGGGTGCGTCCCGGCGAATTCGTCAGCGTGCTTGGATCGAGCGGTTGCGGCAAATCGACCTTGCTGCGACTGATCGCGGGATTGGATACCGATTACACCGGCGATATCGTCGTCGCCGGAGAAAAGGTGCGCGATACGTCGCTCGAACGTGGGATCGTGTTTCAGGACCATCGCCTGTTTCCATGGCTCACCGCGTCGCAAAACATTCTCGCAGCGCTGCGCAACGCACCACTGTCGGCACGCGAGAAGCGCGAGGCGGTCGCGCAGCATATCGAACTGGTCGGCCTGAACGGCTTCGAGAACGCGTATCCGCATCAGTTGTCGGGTGGCATGGCGCAGCGCGTGGCGATCGCACGCGGCCTCGTGAACCGCCCGCGCGTGCTGCTGCTCGACGAACCGTTCGGCGCGCTCGATGCGCTCACGCGCGGCCGCTTGCAAAACGAATTGCAACGCATCTGGGAACACGAACGCATCACGATGATTCTCGTCACACACGACGTCGATGAGGCGCTCTACCTCGGTGACCGCGTTGTCACGATGGCGCCGCGGCCGGGCCGCATCAAACGGATCGTCGATGTCGCCTTGCCACGTCCACGCGAGCGCAACGATCCCCGCTTCATTCGTTTGCGAGACGAAGTGCTGGCCGATTTCGCCGAGCAAGACGGCGAGCGCCGCGCCCCTCGCGGGGACGATACGCCGCCTGGCGGCACGCGCATCCCGGTGGCCAGTCCGCCGATCACCGAATGGCGACTCGCGTGGTGA
- a CDS encoding FMN-dependent oxidoreductase, nitrilotriacetate monooxygenase family, which produces MSGENRQKRQIKLGAFLMETGHHIAAWRHPDAHAGGGLDFAHYAELAQIAERAKFDAVFFADSVSVRDTNLPSLSRTARADHFEPLTLLSALSVVTKHIGLIATVSTTFNEPYNLARKFASLDHLSGGRSGWNLVTSSTESEALNFNFERHPEHAVRYERAREFYDVVAGLWDSWEDDAFIRDKESGVYFDPDKLHVLGHTGKHFKVRGPLNVARSPQGWPVVVQAGASEAGRDLAAQTAEVIFVAHQTLDEAQSFYRDIKGRLAKYGRAPDHLKIMPGIFPIIGRTQEEADAKFAALQDLIHPTVGLSLLSNMSGGVDLSQYPVDGPLPELPETNGGKSRQRLLFDLARRENLTIRDLYLRIAGARGHQQVVGTPQSIADQLQQWFEEEAADGFNIMSPWLPGGLTEFADLVVPELQRRGLFRTEYEGRTLRENLGLPRPANRYTAVTNQVPAVAGY; this is translated from the coding sequence ATGAGCGGTGAAAATCGCCAGAAGCGGCAGATCAAACTGGGCGCTTTCCTGATGGAGACAGGCCACCATATCGCCGCATGGCGGCATCCGGATGCGCACGCGGGTGGCGGACTCGACTTCGCGCACTACGCGGAACTTGCGCAGATCGCCGAACGCGCCAAATTCGACGCCGTGTTTTTCGCCGACAGCGTCAGCGTACGCGACACGAATCTACCCTCGCTATCCCGCACCGCGCGCGCCGATCATTTCGAACCGTTGACGCTGCTGTCCGCGCTTTCGGTCGTGACGAAACATATCGGCCTGATCGCGACCGTCTCCACCACGTTCAACGAACCGTACAACCTGGCGCGCAAATTCGCGTCGCTCGATCATCTGAGCGGCGGACGCTCGGGCTGGAATCTCGTCACGTCGAGCACCGAATCCGAGGCGCTCAATTTCAATTTCGAACGCCATCCGGAGCACGCGGTCCGCTATGAACGCGCGCGCGAGTTCTACGATGTCGTGGCAGGCCTATGGGATAGCTGGGAGGACGATGCGTTTATCCGCGATAAGGAAAGCGGCGTCTATTTCGACCCCGACAAGCTGCACGTGCTCGGCCACACCGGCAAGCACTTCAAGGTGCGAGGGCCGCTAAACGTCGCGCGTTCGCCGCAGGGCTGGCCGGTCGTCGTGCAGGCCGGCGCGTCGGAGGCCGGACGTGACCTCGCGGCGCAAACCGCGGAAGTGATCTTCGTCGCGCATCAGACGCTCGATGAAGCGCAGTCGTTCTATCGCGACATCAAGGGCCGCCTCGCGAAATACGGCCGCGCGCCGGATCATCTGAAGATCATGCCGGGCATTTTTCCGATCATCGGCCGCACGCAGGAAGAGGCCGACGCGAAATTCGCCGCGCTGCAGGACCTGATTCATCCGACCGTCGGTCTGTCGCTGCTGTCGAACATGTCGGGCGGCGTGGACCTGTCTCAGTACCCCGTCGACGGCCCACTTCCCGAATTGCCGGAAACCAACGGCGGCAAGAGCCGCCAACGCTTGCTGTTCGATCTCGCGCGGCGCGAAAACCTGACCATTCGCGATCTGTACCTGCGCATTGCCGGTGCGCGCGGCCATCAGCAGGTGGTCGGCACGCCGCAAAGCATCGCGGACCAGTTGCAACAGTGGTTCGAAGAAGAAGCCGCCGATGGCTTCAACATCATGTCACCGTGGTTGCCGGGCGGCCTGACCGAGTTCGCCGACCTGGTGGTGCCGGAGCTGCAACGGCGTGGACTTTTCCGCACCGAATACGAGGGCCGCACGCTACGTGAGAATCTCGGGCTGCCGCGACCCGCTAACCGCTATACCGCCGTGACAAACCAGGTGCCCGCCGTGGCGGGATATTGA
- a CDS encoding taurine dioxygenase, producing MSAAALQETQSIQVNPLSAHIGAEIHGVDLTQKLDARQIAEIRAALLKWRVVFFREQFLTHEQHVAFSAQFGELTLGHPVFGHVDGHPEVYSISKYRKATRFEGQPLQRPWTGWHTDVTAAVNPPWASILRGVTIPPYGGDTQWTSLVAAYQKLSAPLRAFVDGLRGLHRFTPPVGASGTEAFVRAVEQRILVTEHPLVRVHPETGERALYVSPSFLKSIVGVTPRESQVLLELLWEHVTRPEFTVRFKWEAGSVAFWDNRATAHLAPTDIFDLDFDRQLYRTTLVGDVPVGPDGAPSVAIEGSPVSAAAAVALN from the coding sequence ATGAGCGCAGCCGCATTGCAGGAAACACAGTCGATTCAGGTCAATCCACTTTCCGCGCATATCGGCGCTGAAATTCACGGTGTCGATCTCACGCAGAAACTGGACGCGCGCCAGATCGCAGAGATTCGTGCGGCGCTGCTGAAATGGCGCGTCGTGTTCTTTCGCGAGCAGTTCCTGACGCACGAGCAGCACGTCGCGTTCTCGGCGCAGTTCGGTGAGCTCACGTTGGGACATCCGGTGTTCGGCCATGTCGACGGTCACCCCGAGGTCTATTCGATCTCGAAGTACCGTAAGGCCACGCGTTTCGAGGGACAACCGCTGCAACGCCCCTGGACCGGTTGGCATACGGACGTCACAGCCGCGGTCAATCCGCCCTGGGCCTCGATCCTGCGCGGCGTGACGATTCCGCCTTACGGTGGCGACACGCAATGGACGAGCCTCGTGGCCGCCTATCAGAAGCTCTCCGCGCCGTTGCGTGCTTTCGTCGACGGCCTGCGAGGGCTGCATCGTTTCACGCCGCCTGTCGGCGCGAGCGGCACCGAAGCGTTTGTGAGAGCCGTCGAACAACGCATTCTCGTCACCGAACATCCGCTCGTCAGAGTGCATCCGGAAACGGGCGAGCGGGCGCTCTATGTGAGCCCGAGTTTCTTGAAGTCGATCGTCGGCGTGACGCCACGCGAAAGCCAGGTGCTGCTCGAACTCCTCTGGGAACATGTGACACGGCCCGAGTTCACCGTGCGCTTCAAATGGGAGGCCGGCAGCGTCGCCTTCTGGGACAACCGCGCCACGGCTCACCTCGCACCCACGGATATTTTCGATCTCGACTTCGACCGGCAACTGTATCGCACGACGCTGGTCGGCGACGTGCCCGTTGGGCCGGACGGTGCACCGTCGGTCGCGATCGAAGGCTCGCCGGTGAGCGCCGCGGCGGCAGTCGCGTTGAACTGA
- a CDS encoding Acyl-CoA dehydrogenase, N-terminal domain, which translates to MTLQASPVAAAENTAAAPRSYPPAHIITSDDEAIGVAQNLASRFAVDAARRDQDRTLPLEELDACSQAGLWAMTVPRAYGGAQISYVTVGRVFAILAAADPSIAQSQTAK; encoded by the coding sequence ATGACTCTGCAGGCTTCACCCGTTGCAGCCGCCGAAAACACGGCGGCCGCACCTCGTTCCTATCCACCCGCACACATCATCACATCCGACGATGAGGCGATCGGCGTCGCGCAGAATCTCGCGAGCCGCTTCGCCGTGGATGCCGCACGCCGCGATCAAGACCGCACGTTACCGCTCGAAGAACTGGATGCCTGTTCACAGGCAGGACTTTGGGCGATGACCGTGCCGAGAGCCTACGGCGGCGCCCAGATCTCTTATGTCACGGTCGGGCGCGTGTTCGCGATTCTTGCCGCAGCCGATCCGTCGATCGCGCAAAGTCAGACCGCCAAATAG
- a CDS encoding FMNH2-dependent dimethyl sulfone monooxygenase yields the protein MTHSTLAASSPASTTSADATHDASPFVPVRSPAAFADSPVSRALEQPLLLGLFLPIQAGGWSASTLPRTTDWSFDYNLALVQKAEALGFDLVFALSQWLPKGGYGGVFNGEALDSFMSLAAMTARTERIILVATSHVLYGPWHPLHFAKFTATLDHISKGRWGINVVTGHRAIEHEMFGWHRIEHDRRYELAAEFLDAVQQLWAQPENFSFAPELSSWKLDKAFVTPKPRYGRPLLVNATGSDAGIDFAARYSDIVFITSPAGSEIEGALAALPAHTARVKAAAAKHGRKIRTLINPMVICRETAAEARAYHDAIVAHGDEGSFHRFESDAHAWRGNAEQRNQAASRAVGGNISIVGSPQQIADYIVRLHQAGVDGVQLSFFDFQPDLDFFGERVLPLLREAGLRY from the coding sequence GTGACTCATTCAACTCTGGCTGCGTCTTCGCCCGCCTCGACGACTTCTGCCGACGCTACGCATGACGCCTCACCCTTCGTTCCAGTCCGCTCGCCCGCCGCATTCGCGGATAGCCCCGTATCGCGCGCATTGGAGCAACCCCTTCTGCTCGGACTGTTCCTGCCGATTCAGGCTGGCGGCTGGAGCGCTTCGACACTTCCGCGCACCACCGACTGGTCATTCGACTACAACCTGGCACTCGTGCAGAAAGCCGAAGCGCTCGGTTTCGATCTCGTCTTCGCGTTGTCGCAATGGTTGCCGAAAGGCGGCTACGGTGGCGTATTCAACGGTGAGGCGCTCGACTCCTTCATGTCGCTCGCCGCGATGACCGCCCGTACCGAACGCATCATTCTGGTGGCGACCAGCCATGTGCTTTACGGTCCATGGCATCCGCTGCATTTCGCCAAATTCACCGCGACGCTCGATCACATTTCGAAGGGCCGCTGGGGCATCAACGTCGTCACCGGCCATCGGGCTATCGAGCATGAGATGTTCGGTTGGCACCGTATCGAACATGACCGGCGCTATGAACTGGCTGCCGAGTTTCTCGACGCCGTTCAGCAACTATGGGCGCAACCGGAGAACTTCAGCTTCGCGCCCGAGCTTTCCTCGTGGAAGCTGGACAAGGCCTTTGTCACGCCAAAGCCGCGTTATGGTCGTCCGTTACTCGTGAATGCGACCGGCTCCGATGCCGGCATCGACTTCGCCGCCCGTTACTCGGACATCGTGTTCATCACGAGCCCCGCCGGCTCCGAGATCGAAGGAGCGCTGGCCGCGTTGCCGGCTCACACGGCGCGCGTGAAGGCCGCTGCGGCGAAGCACGGCCGCAAGATCCGCACGCTGATCAATCCGATGGTGATCTGCCGTGAGACAGCGGCTGAAGCACGCGCGTATCACGACGCGATCGTCGCACATGGTGACGAAGGCAGTTTTCATCGCTTCGAGAGCGACGCCCACGCATGGCGCGGTAACGCGGAACAGCGCAATCAGGCGGCCTCGCGCGCGGTGGGCGGCAACATCTCGATCGTCGGCTCGCCGCAGCAGATCGCCGATTACATCGTGCGCCTGCATCAGGCCGGCGTCGACGGCGTGCAGTTGAGTTTCTTCGATTTCCAGCCCGACCTCGATTTCTTCGGTGAGCGCGTGCTGCCGCTATTGCGCGAAGCCGGCTTGCGCTATTGA
- a CDS encoding ABC-type nitrate/sulfonate/bicarbonate transport system, substrate-binding protein: MSRLWYTRCPAPTPFGIAVQKGWLEEEFAADGIDVKALQDADDVQIRRSHFTHTQPWSFRQGGNIPALWARAQGGDTRLIGVSWVDEFQALITLDRQLDASPESLAGRRFGFPLNTRASVVDFHRATALRGFSSLLGALGVQLEDIDLVDLPHTPRSLEDAKPAGDAPLADWLDAQRSHEFTREAEALLRGEADIVFVKGATGLDITNLLNARILVDISAQPNRALHANNGTPRPLTVDAQLLRERPDLVERVLARTLDTGEWANRHPAEVAQYVARETRSAEHWVERAYPGGLHRQLALGLDPQALAALADFKHFLFKWGFIASDFDFDAWVDPAPLRAALARRQALTPATV, from the coding sequence ATGAGCCGACTTTGGTACACGCGCTGCCCCGCCCCCACGCCCTTCGGCATCGCCGTGCAAAAAGGCTGGCTGGAGGAGGAATTCGCCGCCGACGGAATCGATGTCAAAGCGCTGCAGGACGCCGACGACGTGCAGATTCGACGCTCGCATTTCACGCATACGCAGCCATGGTCGTTCCGTCAGGGCGGTAACATTCCCGCGCTTTGGGCTCGAGCCCAAGGCGGCGACACACGCCTGATCGGCGTGAGCTGGGTGGACGAATTCCAGGCGCTGATCACCCTGGACCGGCAACTCGACGCGAGCCCTGAATCGCTTGCCGGACGCCGCTTCGGATTTCCACTCAACACCCGTGCAAGCGTGGTCGATTTTCATCGCGCGACCGCGCTGCGCGGTTTCTCCTCCCTGCTCGGCGCGCTGGGCGTGCAGCTCGAAGACATCGATCTGGTCGATCTGCCGCACACGCCGCGCAGCCTTGAAGACGCCAAACCCGCCGGCGATGCGCCGCTCGCCGATTGGCTCGACGCCCAACGCTCACACGAATTCACGCGTGAGGCCGAGGCGCTGCTGCGCGGTGAAGCCGACATCGTATTCGTCAAAGGTGCGACGGGCCTCGATATTACGAACCTCCTCAATGCAAGGATCCTCGTCGACATCAGCGCACAGCCCAATCGTGCGCTGCACGCAAATAACGGCACGCCACGCCCGCTAACCGTGGATGCGCAACTGCTCCGCGAGCGTCCCGATCTGGTCGAGCGAGTATTGGCTCGCACGCTGGACACCGGCGAGTGGGCCAATCGTCACCCGGCCGAGGTGGCGCAGTACGTCGCACGCGAAACGCGCAGCGCCGAGCATTGGGTCGAGCGTGCCTACCCAGGCGGACTGCATCGGCAGTTGGCGCTCGGACTCGATCCGCAAGCGCTCGCTGCCCTCGCCGACTTCAAGCACTTTCTGTTCAAGTGGGGCTTCATTGCGTCGGACTTCGATTTCGACGCGTGGGTGGACCCCGCGCCCCTTCGCGCTGCGCTCGCACGGCGCCAGGCGCTGACGCCTGCCACGGTCTGA
- a CDS encoding peptide/nickel transport system substrate-binding protein: MTDVTSLAALRRHGKRIFSRALGWAVTLVIALSGLPSLAQTRGGTLNFIVTPEPTALVDLATTATNVLKVSPKVVEGLLDYDFKLQPKPSLATSWEVSDDSRKYIFHLRHGVKWHDGKPFTSADVAYSIQTLRQVHPRAKTTFANVTDIATPDPYTVVITLSKPAPYLIKAFSSSETPIVPKHIYDGTDVLTNPANNAPIGTGPFRFVKWVRGSYIEYVRNGDYWDTGKPWLDRIVVKVINDPAARTVAFEDGSADLSGDTPVPLSDLERLKGNPKLGLETRGYEFQAGVARIEFNLDNPVLKNPKVRQAIASALDREVIRKVIYYGYATPLASPIIPSSPYYDPAPTPYPFNVERANALLDEAGYPRKADGTRFALTVDPLPIGDLPARTAAYVKSALARVGIAVTVRSQDLPAYLKRIYTDRDFDFSINGMSNLFDPVVGVARLYTTNNFRRGVPFTNGSHYSNPEIDQLFAQVAEETDEAKRKQLFSQIQRILERDLPDINLVAPQYLTVYSRAVHNHTTSPDGVSASFADVWLQR; encoded by the coding sequence ATGACCGATGTCACATCGCTGGCGGCGCTACGCCGCCACGGCAAGCGCATCTTCAGCAGAGCGCTCGGATGGGCAGTCACGCTCGTCATCGCGCTGTCAGGCCTTCCGTCGCTGGCACAGACCCGCGGCGGCACGCTCAATTTCATCGTCACGCCGGAACCGACCGCGCTGGTCGATCTGGCGACCACCGCGACCAATGTGTTGAAGGTCAGCCCAAAAGTCGTCGAGGGGCTGCTCGACTACGACTTCAAGCTTCAACCCAAGCCGTCGCTCGCCACCTCGTGGGAAGTCAGCGACGACAGCCGCAAATACATTTTCCATCTGCGCCACGGCGTGAAATGGCACGACGGTAAACCCTTCACGTCCGCCGACGTCGCGTACTCGATCCAGACGCTCAGACAGGTCCACCCTCGGGCGAAGACCACCTTCGCCAACGTCACCGACATCGCGACGCCGGACCCTTATACCGTCGTCATTACGCTGTCGAAACCGGCGCCGTATCTGATCAAGGCGTTTTCTTCGTCGGAAACGCCAATCGTGCCGAAACATATCTACGACGGCACCGACGTGTTAACCAATCCCGCCAATAACGCACCGATCGGCACCGGACCATTTCGCTTCGTCAAATGGGTGCGTGGCAGCTATATCGAATACGTGCGTAACGGCGACTACTGGGACACGGGCAAGCCGTGGCTCGACCGCATTGTCGTCAAGGTCATCAACGATCCAGCCGCGCGCACCGTCGCCTTCGAAGATGGCTCCGCGGATCTGAGCGGCGATACACCTGTCCCCTTGTCCGATCTCGAACGCCTCAAAGGCAATCCGAAGCTCGGACTCGAGACACGCGGCTACGAATTCCAGGCAGGCGTGGCGCGCATCGAGTTCAATCTCGACAACCCGGTGCTGAAGAATCCGAAAGTACGTCAGGCGATTGCGTCAGCACTGGATCGTGAAGTGATCCGCAAGGTCATCTACTACGGCTATGCGACGCCGCTCGCGAGCCCGATCATTCCGTCAAGTCCCTACTACGATCCGGCACCTACGCCTTATCCCTTCAATGTCGAACGCGCCAACGCATTGCTCGACGAAGCCGGCTATCCGCGCAAAGCCGACGGCACACGTTTTGCCCTGACGGTCGATCCGTTACCGATCGGCGATCTGCCCGCGCGCACCGCTGCTTACGTCAAATCCGCCCTGGCACGCGTCGGCATCGCCGTCACCGTGCGCAGCCAGGATCTGCCGGCGTATCTGAAGCGCATCTACACCGACCGCGATTTCGATTTCAGCATCAACGGGATGAGCAACCTGTTCGATCCGGTGGTCGGCGTGGCGCGGCTTTACACGACCAACAATTTCAGACGGGGTGTGCCCTTTACCAACGGCTCCCATTACAGCAATCCGGAGATCGATCAGCTGTTCGCGCAGGTCGCCGAAGAAACCGATGAAGCGAAGCGCAAGCAGTTGTTCTCGCAGATTCAGCGCATTCTCGAACGCGATCTGCCGGACATCAACCTCGTAGCGCCGCAGTACCTGACCGTCTATTCGCGCGCGGTGCACAACCATACGACTTCGCCTGACGGTGTCTCGGCCAGTTTCGCGGACGTGTGGCTGCAACGCTAA
- a CDS encoding Predicted oxidoreductase — protein sequence MEYRQLGRSGIKVSTLTLGTMMFGGPTDEATSARIIDQAHEQGVNSIDTADVYGKGESERVVGRSIAAQRERWVLATKFANPLDSSDINARGASRKHIVRAVDASLKRLNTDYIDLLYIHREDHETPVEETVRALNDLIQAGKLRYYGLSNHRAWKIAEFSHTAQALGLDAPVASQPLYNIANRQAEAEQLTAAHRYGLGVISYSPLARGVLTGKYEPGATPASDTRAGRSDRRLQQTEWRPESLELARRVREHAEARALSAGQFALAWVLNSRYISSTIAGPRTEAQWQDYLPALRYQLTSEDEAFVDSLVTSGHPSTPGFNDPGHPFFGRIARHGASQDALAAVQGA from the coding sequence ATGGAATACAGACAACTCGGCCGCAGCGGTATCAAGGTCTCGACGCTAACGCTCGGAACGATGATGTTCGGCGGCCCGACCGACGAAGCAACCTCCGCGCGCATCATCGATCAGGCCCACGAGCAAGGCGTCAATTCGATCGATACCGCGGATGTCTACGGCAAAGGCGAATCCGAGCGCGTGGTGGGCCGCAGCATCGCCGCGCAGCGCGAACGCTGGGTGCTCGCCACCAAGTTCGCCAATCCGCTCGATAGCAGCGATATCAACGCACGCGGTGCATCGCGCAAACACATCGTGCGTGCCGTCGATGCCAGCCTTAAGCGCCTGAACACCGATTACATCGATCTGCTCTACATCCATCGCGAAGACCACGAGACGCCGGTCGAAGAAACGGTGCGTGCGCTCAACGATTTGATCCAGGCGGGCAAACTGCGCTACTACGGACTGTCGAACCATCGCGCGTGGAAGATTGCCGAGTTCAGCCATACCGCGCAGGCGCTCGGGCTGGATGCGCCGGTGGCGAGCCAGCCGCTCTACAACATTGCCAATCGCCAGGCCGAAGCTGAGCAACTGACGGCCGCGCATCGTTACGGACTCGGCGTGATTTCGTATAGTCCGCTGGCGCGCGGTGTGCTGACCGGTAAGTACGAACCGGGCGCAACGCCCGCTTCCGACACGCGCGCGGGCCGCAGCGACCGCCGCCTGCAGCAAACCGAATGGCGCCCCGAATCGCTCGAACTGGCGCGGCGCGTGCGTGAGCATGCCGAAGCGCGAGCGCTTTCGGCCGGGCAGTTCGCGCTCGCCTGGGTGCTCAATAGCCGCTACATCAGCTCGACAATCGCCGGCCCACGTACTGAAGCGCAATGGCAGGACTATTTGCCGGCGCTGCGTTATCAATTGACGTCTGAAGACGAAGCATTCGTCGACTCGCTCGTCACGAGCGGCCATCCGTCGACACCGGGTTTCAACGATCCGGGGCATCCGTTCTTTGGACGGATTGCGCGGCATGGGGCATCCCAGGATGCGCTAGCGGCCGTTCAGGGTGCCTGA
- a CDS encoding peptide/nickel transport system permease protein has product MASDSSNLIATPPEPKTSPWRRQLAGALFGQRRVNASSDASGSRGAGRGVWRALLRNPSALAGLLLLAAFTALALSAGHLFPGDPLDMVAAPFEWPGADAQYWLGTDSLGRDVAAGIAHGTRVSLLIGAASAGIGLVIGTLVGATGGFFGGVIDDLLVRVTELFQTVPSFLLVIVIVAIGRPSVTIIALAIGVASWPTVARIVRAEFRTLRQADFVLAARSQGFSNARIIFGEILPNALPPVIVTASVMVASAILIESSLSFLGMGDPNVVSWGGMIGAGRDSLRTAWYLTAVPGAAIVLAVLALNLLGDGLNDALNPRLRERV; this is encoded by the coding sequence ATGGCTTCCGACTCTTCCAATCTGATTGCCACGCCGCCTGAGCCCAAGACGTCGCCATGGCGGCGCCAATTGGCCGGCGCGCTGTTCGGTCAGCGACGTGTCAACGCATCATCGGATGCATCCGGATCGCGCGGCGCCGGGCGTGGCGTCTGGCGTGCACTGTTGCGCAATCCGTCAGCACTCGCCGGGCTCCTGTTGCTGGCGGCCTTTACCGCGCTCGCACTCAGCGCGGGGCACCTGTTTCCAGGCGATCCGCTCGATATGGTGGCGGCGCCCTTCGAATGGCCGGGCGCTGACGCGCAATACTGGCTCGGCACCGATTCGCTGGGACGCGATGTGGCCGCGGGCATCGCGCACGGCACGCGCGTGTCGCTGCTGATCGGCGCGGCGTCGGCCGGCATTGGTCTGGTGATCGGTACGCTGGTCGGCGCGACAGGGGGATTCTTCGGCGGCGTGATCGACGATCTGCTGGTGCGCGTGACCGAACTCTTTCAAACGGTGCCGTCTTTCCTACTGGTGATCGTGATTGTGGCGATCGGCCGGCCGAGCGTGACGATCATCGCGCTGGCGATCGGCGTCGCCTCATGGCCCACCGTCGCGCGGATCGTGCGGGCTGAATTTCGCACACTGCGTCAAGCGGATTTCGTGCTCGCCGCACGCAGCCAGGGATTCAGCAATGCGCGCATCATCTTCGGCGAGATTTTGCCGAACGCGTTGCCGCCGGTGATCGTGACGGCCTCGGTGATGGTGGCGAGCGCGATCCTGATCGAGTCGTCGCTGTCGTTTCTCGGCATGGGCGACCCCAACGTGGTCAGTTGGGGCGGCATGATCGGCGCCGGCCGCGATTCGCTGCGCACCGCATGGTATCTGACCGCTGTTCCCGGCGCGGCGATCGTGCTGGCGGTGCTTGCGCTGAACCTGCTCGGCGACGGTCTAAACGATGCGCTGAACCCGCGCTTGCGCGAACGCGTTTAA